One segment of Aquimarina sp. BL5 DNA contains the following:
- a CDS encoding integrase core domain-containing protein encodes MTLAAAGEARNLLKTVINLYNQERPHMSIGNLTPNQVYQNNIKTEKLWKNYYVKSPIIVNQ; translated from the coding sequence ATCACTCTAGCGGCAGCAGGGGAAGCTAGAAACTTATTAAAAACAGTGATCAATCTATACAATCAAGAAAGACCACATATGAGTATTGGAAATTTAACTCCGAATCAAGTATATCAAAACAACATAAAAACCGAAAAACTATGGAAGAATTATTATGTAAAAAGTCCTATCATTGTAAATCAATAA
- a CDS encoding CDC27 family protein, with protein MKRTQELFEKIDAYLNGDLKGNDLELFENTLKSDAELQEEVDTYRLMQEALKDTDVITFRERLKTIDTEIEEEKFKKVTSKKPFSIYYKIAAVFIAIVGVSSFLWLFNPIENNLYEHYYVPYPMDELTRNSHTTLSELKDVSILYEKKKYQKAIPTLEKLVQKHSTDDKLKLYLGNSYLNLNQEEKAIVLFESILKNDTFRDDALWFLSLVYIKLEDYDRAINFLKELVSYENLYKKSAVDLLEKLQ; from the coding sequence ATGAAAAGAACTCAGGAATTATTTGAAAAAATCGATGCATATTTAAATGGTGATTTAAAAGGAAATGATCTAGAATTATTTGAAAACACCTTAAAATCTGATGCCGAATTACAAGAAGAAGTTGATACATATCGATTAATGCAAGAGGCGTTAAAAGATACCGATGTAATTACATTTAGAGAACGACTTAAAACTATTGACACTGAAATAGAAGAAGAGAAATTTAAAAAAGTTACATCAAAAAAACCTTTTAGTATATATTATAAAATAGCCGCTGTTTTTATAGCAATAGTAGGGGTTTCATCATTTTTATGGTTGTTTAATCCTATAGAAAACAACTTATATGAGCATTATTATGTTCCTTATCCGATGGATGAACTTACAAGAAACAGCCATACTACTCTAAGCGAATTAAAAGATGTATCCATACTTTATGAGAAAAAAAAGTATCAAAAGGCAATTCCGACACTAGAAAAACTTGTTCAAAAACATTCCACAGATGATAAGTTAAAATTGTATTTAGGCAACAGTTATCTTAATCTTAACCAAGAAGAAAAGGCCATTGTTTTATTCGAAAGCATATTAAAGAATGATACATTTCGCGATGATGCACTTTGGTTTTTATCTTTAGTCTATATAAAGTTAGAAGATTACGATAGAGCTATTAATTTCCTTAAAGAATTAGTCTCTTATGAAAACTTATATAAAAAGAGTGCCGTGGATTTACTTGAAAAATTACAATAA
- a CDS encoding IS1380 family transposase produces the protein MKILNSSHINPFGGLNFVLQEFENKKIGKLLQEHLPKLPAQCKYSWKDILYSFWSIYFCGGDCIEDLGGNFHHHLKHTHFLNIPSPDRVLERFKELALPKVVIKSPRGKSTHELSINKDINTLNLKVLTSLGGLLGDSLTLDYDNTFIFNDKADSANTYKKRYGYCPGVGIVGNHIVYVENRNGNSNPRTLQNQTVSRMFDLLDESKIKIKSFRADSGSYLYDVVNLVSQKTDYFYITARMSAALSKAIASISTWQKIESKQEIIYRGETQFKPFIRANRDTINPQDLKTYRLVVSKIERNDKQVNLFTNEAYIYSAILTNDQNMDVNDVVFFYNQRGTVEKEFDVLKNDFGWDNLPFSKLEQNTVFMIFTAMCRNLYNYVITSFSQIFENLKSNFRIKKFIFRFITIPAKWVKTSRQRKLRIYGNIHFKT, from the coding sequence ATGAAAATATTAAATTCTTCTCACATAAACCCTTTTGGTGGTTTAAATTTTGTTTTACAAGAATTTGAAAACAAAAAAATAGGGAAATTGTTGCAGGAACATTTACCAAAATTACCTGCTCAATGCAAATATTCTTGGAAAGATATATTGTATTCTTTTTGGTCAATCTATTTTTGTGGAGGAGATTGTATAGAAGATTTAGGAGGTAATTTTCATCATCACTTAAAGCATACTCATTTTTTAAATATCCCAAGTCCTGATAGAGTATTAGAAAGGTTCAAGGAACTAGCTCTTCCTAAAGTGGTGATAAAAAGTCCCAGAGGAAAAAGCACACATGAATTGAGCATTAATAAAGATATCAATACCTTAAATTTAAAAGTATTGACATCCTTGGGAGGATTGTTAGGAGATAGCTTGACTCTTGATTACGATAACACCTTCATTTTTAATGATAAAGCAGATAGTGCCAATACCTATAAAAAGCGATATGGATACTGTCCAGGAGTAGGTATAGTTGGAAATCATATTGTCTATGTAGAGAACAGAAACGGCAATAGCAATCCTCGTACTTTACAGAATCAAACCGTCTCAAGAATGTTTGACTTATTGGATGAATCTAAGATAAAAATCAAATCTTTTCGAGCTGATAGTGGTTCTTATTTATATGATGTGGTCAATCTAGTTAGTCAAAAGACAGATTATTTTTATATAACAGCTCGCATGAGTGCTGCTCTTTCAAAAGCCATTGCTAGTATTTCCACTTGGCAAAAAATAGAAAGTAAACAAGAGATTATATATCGTGGAGAAACTCAATTCAAACCTTTTATAAGAGCTAATAGAGATACCATAAACCCTCAGGATCTTAAAACATACCGTCTGGTAGTATCCAAAATAGAACGAAATGATAAACAAGTGAATCTTTTTACTAATGAAGCTTATATTTATTCAGCTATTCTTACTAATGATCAGAATATGGATGTTAATGATGTTGTCTTTTTTTATAATCAACGCGGAACAGTTGAAAAAGAATTTGATGTATTAAAAAATGATTTTGGATGGGATAATTTACCTTTTTCAAAATTAGAACAGAATACCGTTTTTATGATTTTTACTGCAATGTGTAGAAATCTATACAACTATGTAATTACTAGCTTTTCTCAAATATTTGAGAACCTTAAATCCAATTTTAGAATCAAAAAATTTATCTTTAGATTTATTACAATCCCTGCCAAATGGGTTAAAACTTCTCGACAACGCAAACTCAGGATATATGGGAATATACATTTCAAAACCTAA
- a CDS encoding CHAT domain-containing tetratricopeptide repeat protein has translation MTQKKHEESIISFKKALPEYKKAKAWEKVASCYNKISENQWRSHKIEKSLQNAKKALEISDKYLIQENQEKANAFDNMANYYENIPDYDQALVLYKKALKIRQKLFSEIHLDIAKSYNNIGVFHYQTGDYTKSIHDYEKALAINVKILGLNHPKTGDMYNNIGAAYTQLGRSQKAIEYYKKNLTIKTKTLGKDHLYVGYTYGNLAATYRSLNNISNAIDYGQKALLIFIKHNHLQNLVLVYRGLGSSYSANGEYYKALTYFKKSLHIEHQLYGENSLHAGDTYQNVGSMFFGMGSNEKALDYYKRALQTYEASLTKNHRKVGGMYVNIGNVYVRKKKYEIALKYYKDALKIFNTIVEQDKTFIASVYSDVGAVSLEKMEYKDALKYYQKALQILCIEYGKEHILTGAFYNDIATVYHKQQKYDMAISFFDKAFIANSRNNTSSNVNPFNVNEYQDVHLFLQTLEGKAKTLLSKFKDNNNKQDLTKSIAIYKQADLVINTIRQSYQNYQDKVSFAKQAKEIYTDAINTLLIEYKETKEESLLARVFYYLERNKSNILKELLNDSHAKNYTGLPDELLTTEKIIRTNRAFYISQILKEESKKSIDTLKIKEYENELFNINRRRDSLNQSLEKNYPKYFKLKYNNDIVKTSDIQKQLDDKTTLLEFFTGDSITYAFTISKNEIAVQELATPKLTKQVEQFRESITSKNIQEFKKQSHLLYNALVTPIKEQLKGDKLIIVPDGSLWHLNFELLLTQNDVSENPGELSYLLKDYAINYANSANLLFNPFKKVTSKDKKEGCLAFSFSDSTNIVNSKNMSLATLRDAADDLPGTRKEIRAIADIIDGQYYFGTAANEANFKKKANQYKIVHLALHGEVDNERPENSKLFFTKSKDTIEDNLLYAHELFALDIPSELTVLSACNTGTGKIAKGEGIMSLGNAFQYAGTKSLLLSSWEVPDNTAPELMQYFYTNLKAGMNKGRALQQAKLQYLKTADRYRKAPFYWGGFYLVGDSAPIQFSTINYWYWILGFGALGILLLGLFLYKRKRR, from the coding sequence TTGACCCAAAAAAAACATGAAGAATCTATAATATCTTTCAAAAAAGCACTTCCAGAATATAAAAAAGCAAAGGCCTGGGAAAAAGTTGCTAGTTGTTATAATAAGATTTCTGAAAATCAATGGCGGAGTCACAAAATTGAAAAGTCACTACAAAATGCAAAGAAAGCTTTAGAAATAAGTGATAAATATCTAATACAAGAAAATCAAGAAAAAGCAAATGCTTTTGATAATATGGCTAATTATTATGAAAATATTCCTGATTATGATCAAGCTCTCGTATTATACAAAAAAGCGTTAAAAATTAGACAAAAACTATTTTCAGAAATCCACCTGGACATAGCAAAATCATATAATAACATAGGTGTGTTCCATTATCAAACAGGCGATTATACAAAATCAATACATGATTATGAAAAAGCTTTGGCTATTAATGTAAAGATTTTGGGTTTAAATCATCCAAAAACTGGAGATATGTATAATAATATAGGAGCTGCATATACTCAACTTGGAAGATCTCAGAAAGCAATAGAATATTACAAAAAGAATTTAACAATAAAGACTAAAACTTTAGGCAAAGATCACCTCTATGTTGGATATACTTATGGAAATTTAGCTGCAACTTATAGAAGTCTTAATAATATTAGTAATGCAATAGATTATGGTCAAAAAGCATTGTTGATTTTTATAAAACACAATCATTTACAAAATTTAGTCCTAGTATATAGAGGTTTAGGAAGTAGTTATTCCGCAAATGGTGAATATTATAAAGCATTAACTTATTTTAAAAAAAGTTTACATATCGAACATCAACTTTATGGAGAGAATAGTTTACATGCGGGAGATACATATCAAAATGTAGGGAGTATGTTTTTTGGTATGGGTTCTAATGAAAAAGCTCTAGATTATTATAAAAGGGCATTACAGACCTATGAGGCTTCACTAACAAAAAATCATCGCAAGGTTGGAGGTATGTATGTTAATATTGGAAATGTATATGTTCGTAAAAAAAAGTATGAAATAGCTTTGAAATATTATAAAGATGCTTTAAAAATATTCAATACTATCGTTGAGCAAGATAAAACTTTCATTGCTTCTGTATATAGTGATGTAGGTGCAGTCAGTTTAGAGAAGATGGAGTATAAGGATGCTTTAAAATATTATCAAAAAGCATTACAAATTTTATGTATTGAATATGGAAAAGAACATATTCTTACAGGAGCTTTTTATAACGATATTGCAACCGTATATCATAAACAACAAAAATATGATATGGCAATTTCTTTTTTTGATAAGGCATTTATAGCCAATTCCAGAAATAATACTTCCAGCAATGTTAACCCGTTTAATGTTAATGAATATCAGGATGTACATTTGTTTCTGCAGACTTTGGAAGGAAAAGCCAAAACATTATTATCAAAATTTAAGGATAATAATAATAAGCAAGATTTAACTAAAAGTATTGCGATATACAAACAAGCAGATCTTGTCATTAATACTATACGACAATCCTACCAAAATTATCAAGATAAAGTTTCTTTTGCTAAACAAGCAAAGGAAATCTATACAGATGCGATTAATACACTCCTAATAGAATATAAGGAAACAAAAGAAGAATCATTATTGGCACGAGTATTTTATTATCTAGAGAGAAACAAAAGCAATATATTAAAAGAACTCCTGAATGATTCTCATGCAAAAAATTATACAGGATTACCAGACGAACTTTTAACAACGGAAAAAATAATAAGAACAAATCGAGCTTTTTATATCTCGCAGATCTTAAAAGAAGAATCTAAAAAATCAATTGATACGCTAAAAATTAAGGAGTATGAAAATGAATTATTTAATATTAATAGAAGAAGAGATTCCTTAAATCAATCATTAGAAAAAAACTATCCTAAATATTTTAAGCTTAAATATAATAATGATATCGTTAAAACTTCTGATATCCAGAAACAATTAGATGATAAAACAACGCTATTAGAGTTTTTTACCGGAGATAGCATCACCTATGCTTTTACCATTTCTAAAAATGAAATTGCTGTGCAAGAATTAGCAACTCCAAAACTCACAAAACAGGTTGAACAATTTCGTGAAAGTATTACTAGTAAAAACATCCAAGAGTTTAAAAAACAATCACATTTACTATATAATGCACTTGTAACTCCGATAAAAGAACAACTTAAGGGAGATAAACTCATCATTGTTCCTGATGGATCTCTATGGCATCTTAATTTTGAATTGCTATTGACTCAGAACGATGTATCAGAAAATCCGGGAGAACTTTCATATTTACTGAAAGATTATGCCATTAACTATGCAAACTCTGCCAACCTATTATTTAATCCTTTTAAAAAGGTAACATCAAAAGATAAGAAGGAAGGATGCCTTGCATTTTCTTTTTCAGATTCGACCAATATTGTAAACTCAAAAAACATGAGTTTGGCTACATTAAGAGATGCCGCTGACGACCTGCCAGGAACTCGCAAAGAGATTAGAGCTATCGCTGACATTATTGATGGCCAATATTATTTTGGAACAGCAGCAAATGAGGCTAACTTTAAGAAAAAAGCGAATCAGTATAAGATTGTACATTTAGCCTTACATGGTGAGGTGGATAATGAAAGGCCAGAGAATTCTAAACTCTTTTTCACCAAATCTAAAGATACGATAGAAGATAATTTATTATATGCTCATGAATTATTTGCTTTGGATATCCCATCAGAACTTACTGTATTAAGTGCTTGTAATACAGGAACGGGGAAAATCGCCAAAGGAGAAGGAATCATGAGTTTGGGGAATGCTTTTCAATATGCAGGTACCAAAAGCTTGCTCCTAAGCAGTTGGGAAGTACCTGATAATACAGCTCCAGAATTGATGCAATATTTTTATACCAATCTTAAAGCGGGGATGAATAAAGGGAGAGCTTTACAACAAGCAAAATTACAATATCTTAAAACCGCAGATCGCTATCGCAAAGCACCTTTTTACTGGGGAGGATTTTATCTGGTAGGAGATAGTGCTCCGATACAGTTTAGTACTATTAATTACTGGTATTGGATTCTTGGGTTTGGAGCTTTAGGAATACTATTGTTAGGATTGTTTTTATATAAACGAAAAAGAAGATAG